In one Nicotiana sylvestris chromosome 8, ASM39365v2, whole genome shotgun sequence genomic region, the following are encoded:
- the LOC104217973 gene encoding mediator of RNA polymerase II transcription subunit 23-like isoform X1, with protein sequence MNLILSLRDFFSVKRERKGPTEFTETLNRITIVTLAIIIKTCGIGEFDQLLYLQTMLEQILATSQHTWSEKTLRYFPSILRDALSGRMDKRGLAIHAWQQAETTVINQCTQLLSPSADPTYVMTHINHSFPQHRQYICAGAWILMHGHPENITAQTLDVS encoded by the exons ATGAATCTGATTTTGTCGTTGAGAGATTTTTTCTCTGTGAAGAGGGAAAGGAAG GGTCCAACTGAGTTTACTGAGACTTTAAATAGAATAACAATTGTTACTCTTGCAATCATAATCAAAACTTGTGGAATCGGGGAGTTTGATCAGTTACTGTATCTTCAGACAATGCTAGAACAGATTCTAGCAACTAGCCAGCATACCTGGTCTGAGAAAACTTTGCGCtactttccttcaattttacgCGATGCTTTGAGTGGGCGAATGGATAAAAGGGGCTTGGCAATCCATGCATGGCAGCAG GCAGAAACAACTGTTATCAATCAATGCACACAACTTCTTTCTCCATCGGCTGATCCCACATATGTTATGACTCATATTAACCACAGTTTTCCTCAACACCGCCAGTATATTTGTGCTGGTGCATGGATACTAATGCATGGACATCCAGAGAATATAACTGCACAAACCTT GGACGTGTCTTGA